One genomic segment of Candidatus Berkiella aquae includes these proteins:
- a CDS encoding fused MFS/spermidine synthase, whose amino-acid sequence MLQWLFSVAIFLSAFLLFFVQPVLAKYIVPQFGGSSFVWITSLLFFQVALLLGYFYAYLLTKFFTEKNQAIIHFIVILISFYFIPIHLEPHLSVESIWPPLSVLSILTSSILLPFMVLSASSPLLQHWYCTLKQTPYPYFYYSISNAGSLLGLLGYPLLLEPFIGTQKQSLLCSVIYIFYAILCALCLYQLRSSNTKPRLETEQPISTSFTLLAKWLILAFLTSALLLSTTQFLTQNVINVPLIWILPLAVYLISFITTFATPKGYEREFWVPIFAVFILLILKNIYLLTLNGIQIVIFLLGLFYSACIICHGELVRAKPAQKNLTLFYLYIALGSVLGGLFANGLSLLLDNWWNLYLPLIIINLIIIVISCHLYQQNKKIKVLVISIFCLITLIVFLLVIWADTFPKDKKLILQHRNLYGLLRVYDMQTESGFPYRMLLHGTVMHGLEYLEPEKQLWPTTYYGPNSGAGLAIQYLSQTLDEPLQIAVVGLGTGAIASLTNPKDEITFYEIDPDIAKIARQHFHFLSKSPAKSAVVLGDARIQMAKASQAVPRPQYDIIIIDAFNGDAIPFHLITKEAMILYSELLKPQGIIVFHTSNSFINLMPITSALAHHLNCRHFWIESQANFLPNIVYSTWAMISCNPGFADWLHRQRGFTISPHNTVKPLLWTDDENSILPILRIK is encoded by the coding sequence ATGCTGCAATGGCTATTTAGTGTCGCCATCTTCCTCAGTGCTTTTCTTTTATTTTTTGTACAACCAGTGCTTGCTAAATATATAGTCCCGCAATTTGGTGGCTCATCATTTGTATGGATAACCAGTTTGCTATTTTTCCAAGTAGCATTATTATTGGGTTATTTTTATGCCTATTTATTAACTAAATTCTTTACAGAAAAAAATCAAGCCATCATCCATTTTATTGTCATATTGATCTCTTTTTATTTTATTCCTATCCATTTAGAACCTCACCTATCTGTTGAGTCTATTTGGCCACCTTTGAGCGTATTAAGCATTTTAACCTCCAGTATTTTACTTCCCTTTATGGTTTTATCTGCTTCAAGCCCTTTATTGCAACATTGGTATTGCACACTCAAACAAACACCTTATCCTTATTTTTATTATTCCATTTCCAATGCAGGCTCCTTGCTCGGATTATTAGGATACCCACTCCTTTTAGAGCCTTTTATTGGTACTCAAAAGCAATCCTTGTTATGTTCGGTTATTTATATATTTTATGCCATTTTATGTGCATTGTGTTTATACCAATTACGTTCCTCTAACACGAAGCCACGTCTGGAAACAGAACAACCTATTTCAACTTCTTTTACGCTATTGGCAAAGTGGCTTATATTGGCTTTTTTAACCAGCGCGCTTTTACTATCGACAACGCAATTTTTAACACAAAATGTAATCAATGTACCTTTAATATGGATTTTACCGCTCGCTGTTTATTTAATCTCATTTATCACGACCTTTGCTACCCCTAAAGGCTATGAACGAGAATTTTGGGTCCCCATTTTTGCGGTATTTATTCTACTCATTTTAAAAAATATTTATCTTTTAACTTTAAATGGCATACAAATTGTTATTTTTTTACTGGGTTTATTCTATAGCGCTTGTATCATTTGTCATGGTGAACTCGTTAGAGCCAAACCTGCACAAAAAAATCTCACCTTGTTTTATCTTTACATTGCCTTAGGAAGTGTCTTGGGCGGGTTGTTCGCAAATGGTCTTTCTTTGTTATTAGATAATTGGTGGAACTTATATCTGCCACTCATCATTATTAACTTGATTATCATTGTTATTAGCTGCCATTTGTATCAACAAAACAAAAAAATCAAAGTTCTAGTGATTAGCATTTTTTGCTTAATCACACTGATTGTATTCTTGCTGGTTATTTGGGCTGATACTTTCCCCAAAGATAAAAAACTGATTCTGCAACATCGCAATTTATATGGATTATTACGCGTCTATGATATGCAAACCGAATCGGGTTTTCCTTATCGAATGTTACTGCATGGCACGGTAATGCATGGCTTAGAATATTTAGAACCTGAAAAACAATTATGGCCAACCACCTATTATGGCCCTAATTCCGGTGCGGGATTAGCAATTCAATATTTGAGTCAAACGCTTGATGAACCATTACAAATAGCGGTTGTCGGGTTAGGAACCGGGGCGATTGCCTCACTGACCAATCCCAAAGATGAAATCACTTTTTATGAAATCGACCCAGACATTGCAAAGATTGCTCGTCAGCATTTTCATTTTTTAAGCAAATCACCTGCTAAGAGCGCTGTAGTATTAGGCGATGCTAGAATTCAAATGGCTAAAGCTTCTCAAGCTGTGCCTCGCCCGCAATACGACATTATTATCATTGATGCTTTCAATGGTGATGCAATCCCCTTTCATCTCATCACAAAAGAAGCCATGATACTTTATTCTGAATTACTTAAACCACAAGGTATTATCGTTTTTCATACTTCGAATAGTTTTATCAATTTGATGCCAATTACTTCTGCATTAGCTCACCATTTGAACTGTAGACATTTTTGGATTGAGAGCCAAGCCAACTTTTTACCCAATATTGTTTATTCAACTTGGGCTATGATTTCATGCAATCCAGGCTTTGCCGATTGGTTACATCGACAACGAGGGTTTACCATCAGCCCACACAACACGGTTAAACCGCTGTTATGGACTGATGATGAGAATAGTATTTTGCCAATATTGCGAATAAAATAA